The segment ATGATTCACGTTCTGAAGAGAGCTGGACATTCTCAGATTGCAGGCCTGCAATCTGTTCACTCTTCTGCTGAAGGTTGGATTGTAGTTCTGCATTTTCCAAGTTCTGCTGGTTTATTGTCTTTACCAGGGTGATGAGCCGTGTGATGACCGGTTTGAAGACCTCTGGAATATCATCAGGTTCAGACTCCTGAGTTTCATTGATCTTTCGTACTGCCTCTACAACTTCTGAAACCGGTATTGAATCTACCCGGGCCGTTGAAACTCCGGCACCAGTAAACAGGGCACGACGACCCGCCCGGTTCTTTTCCTCTTCCTCTGTCATTCCCTCATCACCCCTGATCAAGAGCCTGCGCTATCTGTTCAAAAGCCTTTGCTGCAGGATCCTCAGGATGAGAAAACGCGAGTGGCATTCCCCGTCTGTTTGACAGCCCTACCTGCTGACTTTCGGGAACCTGAATCACTAGGCCCACTTCACGCTTCATCTGATCCTCAAGGATATGCTTTATTTCTTCAGTCTGATCCGATTTTGTCTGTCTTGTAAACCTGGCAGAGATTTTTGAAAAGAATGACTGTTCAGAAACCGGCAGGCTCCACCGGTTTAATACAGCCATTTTTATCTGGATCTTCTTGTTCAGTATCTCTTCAATGTCAGATAGGATAAGCCTGATATTCTCGTATCCATTCAGAGCAAAACTATCCGGAGAAAAGACAATAACAGTCCTATCTGCTGCAATAATACCATTTAATAAAAACTGACCCAGGAATGGAGGTGTATCGATCAGGATATGATCGTACCGGTCTTTAAGAGATGCTACCTCTCTGGCCAGGATCTCATACCGTTCAGGGTTCTGGTAGAGCAGAGATTCTGCACCAACCAGATCCAGGTGAGAAGGAATAAGATCGATGTTTGATATCGTGCGTATGATCAAACTAGCAAGTGAAACCGGGTCGGTGTCAGGACTATTTTGTGACGAGTAGTAGTGATAAATATTGCGAGCCGGCGTATCCGGATGAATCCCAAGCCCGAGGGTAGCATTGGCCTGGGGATCAGTATCAATAACCAGAACCCGGCGACCTGATTTCACCAGAAACCCAGCTACCTGAAGACAGGTAGTGGTTTTTCCAGTTCCTCCTTTATGATGAGCAAAGGCTGTGACAGTTATCAGGATCCCCTCTTATACCGTACATCCTGAGGCATTTATATTTATTATTACCGGACCTGTTGGCCATCTCTTGGATCCTCGGGAATGCCAATGTGAGATTGTGATCAGCCCTCTATTTTTATTCTCTGTCACTATCTTAAAAGATTCAGAACACGTGATCTTTTATACCTCATGTTCATATTACTCACATATCATGACCGATCCGTCAGTCTTTGAACTGAGAAAGTTCGTAGCGCCGGAGATCGTGTACGGAGACGGTGCCCGCTTTTTGGCAGGTAGATTTGCCTCGATTTTTCAGGCCGAAAAAATACTGGTTGTAACAGATCCTGGGATTATCGCTTCAGGAATTACTGCTGAAATTCTTGAGAGCCTAGATGAGGCAGGAATCAGGTACTCTGTTTTTTCTGATATTGTGCCTAACCCCCATGCCGAATCTGTTATGGAAGGTGCCAGGATTTATAAAGATAATCATTGCACCGGCATCATCGCTGTTGGTGGGGGCTCGCCTATTGATTGTGCCAAAGGGATCGGAATTGTCAGTTCAAACAACCGCCACATTCTGGAGTTTGAAGGGGTTGATATGGTAGAAATACCAGCTCCACCACTCATATGTATCCCCACTACCTCCGGGAGTAGTGCTGATGTCTCACAGTTTGCAATTATCTCTGACAAGGCCAGGAAAGTGAAGATAGCTATTATTTCAAAAACCCTGGTCCCCGATGTGGCACTGATTGACCCATCAACCCTCATGACTCTTGGGCCTGATCTGACCCTTCATACAGTCCTAGATGCCCTGACTCATGCAATCGAGGCCTATGTCTCAAATGCACATTCTTCAATAACTGATATTCACGCTCTTGAAGCTATCAGATTGGTCTGGTCGTACCTCCCGCTTGTTATGCAGGATCCAACTAACCTAGAGTATCGTTCCTATACGATGCTTGCAAGTATGCATGCAGGGCTTGCCTTCTCAAATGCAAGCCTTGGTGCTGTACATGCAATGGCACACAGCCTTGGAGGATTTCTCGATCTTCCTCATGGGATGTGCAACGCTATGCTTCTTCCTGCAGTAATCCGATTTAATTACCAGGGAGCACAGGAGCGGTATGATACTATTGCGAAGGTGATGGGGATTGATATGACTGGAAGTTCCGGAGAGGCACGAGGCAAGTTACTCATCTCTACCCTGCTGAATTTCTATCATGTAATCGGTTTTTCTAGTAACCTCTCAGAAGCCGGCGTGAAAAAATCCCATCTCATGGATCTTGCAGATAAGGCTATGACTGATGCCTGTATGGTTACAAATCCCCGCCAAATTGAACGTGAAGACCTGCTGAGCATTTATGAATCGGCTCTCTGACCGTCTTATTGGGTTTGAACCGGTAGTTGATATCACAAGCCGGGTCCTAATTGTCGGGAGTTTTCCATCCAAACTTTCTCTTCAGACCGGGCAATATTATGCAAATCCCAGAAATGATTTCTGGAAAATAATGGGAACAATCATCGGAATGCCTGTTGATCTTCCATATGATGACAGGCTTTCCTTCCTTCTTTCCCAGGGGTTTGGACTTTGGGATGTTGTATATTCATGTTCCCGGATGGGAAGTTCTGATTCAGCTATCAGGGATCCAGAACCTGCCCCGATTGGTTCACTTCTATCCCGTTATCCTGGAATCAGCGCTGTTTTCTGTAATGGGAGGCGTTCAGAAACAGGGCTTGAGCAGGCAATGAAACTGGGCCAGGAAAATAAAAAGCGAATGGTTCATACCGGGTATCTTCCATCAAGCAGCCCGGCCCATGCAGTTCGTTTTGAAGAAAAATGTCAATCATGGATGATTCTGCGTGATTATATCGTTCCATGATTTGCATGTTATCTGAATTATTTCATCACAATGCGATGAATCAGGGACATTATCCCTGGTTTTGTATCAGGTTTATGTGCTGATGAAAACGGACTCATAAAAGCCGGTGGAGCAGCAAACATCTCCTCGTTCATCCGGTCAGAGATCTCGTCAAAGATCCTCTTATAAGCAATGCAATGAGGATCAACTCCAGATAATCGTTCCTGATCTGGGGCAATAGCGTTGTATGGGCATCCACCGCGACAGTATGGCATATGCCGACATGAACTGCACGCTTTATCAACGTATTCCTTGAACTCATGCATTTTTTTCCAGGCATCACTGTGGGAGAGATCATCAATACTTGGGCTGTCATATACCGATCCCATCACCCACTGTTCCATTCCCACAAACCGGTAACAGGGATAGATACTCCCATCAGGCCCGATGGCAAAGGTGTTTGCCATACAATCAGCATATGTGCAGACCGTTCCCCGTCTTGTAAA is part of the Methanospirillum lacunae genome and harbors:
- a CDS encoding DNA-deoxyinosine glycosylase, with translation MNRLSDRLIGFEPVVDITSRVLIVGSFPSKLSLQTGQYYANPRNDFWKIMGTIIGMPVDLPYDDRLSFLLSQGFGLWDVVYSCSRMGSSDSAIRDPEPAPIGSLLSRYPGISAVFCNGRRSETGLEQAMKLGQENKKRMVHTGYLPSSSPAHAVRFEEKCQSWMILRDYIVP
- a CDS encoding ParA family protein yields the protein MLITVTAFAHHKGGTGKTTTCLQVAGFLVKSGRRVLVIDTDPQANATLGLGIHPDTPARNIYHYYSSQNSPDTDPVSLASLIIRTISNIDLIPSHLDLVGAESLLYQNPERYEILAREVASLKDRYDHILIDTPPFLGQFLLNGIIAADRTVIVFSPDSFALNGYENIRLILSDIEEILNKKIQIKMAVLNRWSLPVSEQSFFSKISARFTRQTKSDQTEEIKHILEDQMKREVGLVIQVPESQQVGLSNRRGMPLAFSHPEDPAAKAFEQIAQALDQG
- the ercA gene encoding alcohol dehydrogenase-like regulatory protein ErcA, with the translated sequence MTDPSVFELRKFVAPEIVYGDGARFLAGRFASIFQAEKILVVTDPGIIASGITAEILESLDEAGIRYSVFSDIVPNPHAESVMEGARIYKDNHCTGIIAVGGGSPIDCAKGIGIVSSNNRHILEFEGVDMVEIPAPPLICIPTTSGSSADVSQFAIISDKARKVKIAIISKTLVPDVALIDPSTLMTLGPDLTLHTVLDALTHAIEAYVSNAHSSITDIHALEAIRLVWSYLPLVMQDPTNLEYRSYTMLASMHAGLAFSNASLGAVHAMAHSLGGFLDLPHGMCNAMLLPAVIRFNYQGAQERYDTIAKVMGIDMTGSSGEARGKLLISTLLNFYHVIGFSSNLSEAGVKKSHLMDLADKAMTDACMVTNPRQIEREDLLSIYESAL